The genomic segment tgcccgGGCCCAGGACACTCTGTGCCCTGAGCCTTTGTGGCCTGGCTGAGCCCTAGGCCTGACCTTCTAGCACCCCTGGACTGTGTGTCCTAGATGGCAGAGGGCCgggatcacacacacacaccaagggTGAAGCCTGGCCTCCTCGCCTTCTCCCATCTCTGGCCCTGTGGGTAGAGCTCAGGCCTGGGCACTCATGGAAGGCAGCTCTGGAGATGACCCTTGAAAGGCCTCTGCCCTGGCCAGGATTTCAGGACTCCGGGACTTACTGGATGCCCATGTGGAACCAACACCCCTAGGACCCCTCATTTCTCGTAACTTTGCCCTGGCTGCAATCCTGTGCTCCAGGGAAGCCCCGCTCCCCAAGGAGTAGAAAACACTGTTGTCACATATATCTGCCTGAAAGGTGAACTGTCCCCCATCCTCCCCGACCataatttctttcctcctccagGCCTGGAAGGGCAGGGCTCCTTGGAAGAGGGTACTTTCCAAAGTGGGTCTGTTCCAAGGACTCATGAAATGGTGACGTTTAATGagaaccccccacccccgaccctgTATATACatctataaaaaattcaaatacagcAAGTTACCATTGAGTCAGACTAGAAGGGACTGACAGGGCATTAAATACTGTGGGGTAGGAGCAGGGCCAGGGGAAGGCCGTACAAAACAGGGGCAGAAGTGGAGGGACTGAAAAGTgtgggtgctggggggagggggatggctGGGCCCCCCCAGCATCAGGAGCTTATAATCTGATGGTGGCAACAGAGACCCTGGGACAGAcaagaggctggggcaggaggagaaacTGTGAATGTGAGAGGCTCCCCTCAGGCCCCCCAAGGGCTCCTGGGAGTCGCTGGCATTGGAGGGTCCAGCCCGAGGGTGCAGGGCGGGGGTCTTTGGTGGGTGGGTTAGCTGCATGGTCCTCCTCAcctgaaggaggaaggagggccgGCTTGGTGTGGCGGGGCTAGGGGACGGCAGGCCCGGGCCTGCCGGGGTCTCTACAAATTGTGTCTGAAGAGAATGCAAAAGGTCCTCCTGCCGTGTGCAAAATAGAAACCGGGCTCTGCAGGCTCAGCTCCGGCCTCCTGCTCCTCTGCAGGTGCTCTGCGTGTCCTCACGGATGCCGGGCTCTGGGGAGACAGGTGGGGCCCTGTGAGGGGCGAGGCTGGAACAGGGGTCCCCTCAGGCTCCCCTCTGCTACCCAGCCTCACTCGGCCTACCAGATCAGGAGGCTGCTGGCAGTGGCGGCAGCGGCAGCCAGGGCCAGAGTGACAGGGACACCGATCAAGAAGGGTGCCGAGGGTCCTCCGCCGCTGCCCAGCTCCCCAGGGTCACAGATCTTCGTGGTGGGCGGGGGTGCCAGTGAGCTGGTGGTGCTGGTCGTGGTCTCTGGGGAGCATGGGAGAAACTCAGGGCGGGGCCAGCACTCGGGGCCCACCCAGATCTGGGCGTTCACGAGGCCCAGTTCCTGCTTCCTGTGTCAGACAGCCCCGTCTCCTCTCCCAAatgttccctccttccccatcaGGCAGACCCTGCTTCCCAAGGCTCATAGATGACCCTCCACCCAATGACCCCTGCCAAGGATATCCAGATGGCAAGGACCAGGCCCGGCAAGAGTTGGAGGTGTGGCAGCCACAGAGGGTGTGGAGATCCCTGGGAGCAGATCCCCCAGTCCtggaaggagcaggaggaagcaggGTGCAGCCAGGCAACAGGGCAGGCCACTGAGAGCAAAGGATCCAGGGGTGGGGGACGGGCTCACCCGCAGCCTGGGCCTCGGTGGTGAGGTGTCGTGGTTCCTCGGTCCAGGGCGTGGCGTGGGCAGCCACACTCCAGTCACTCCACGTCCCAATCTCATTGTCCTTGGCTGCCACCTGGATGATGTACTCCTTCCCAGCGTAGGCATCTGTGATGGTGTGTGCTGTGCCATCTGATAGCTCTACCTGCAGCCAGACCATGGGATGGAGGGTAAGGACACCCCTGGGGGACAGGAGAGTGAGGCACCCCCACAAGGAAGTGAGAACACCTCTGGGGAAAGGAGAGTGAGGACACCCCTGGAGGAAATGAGGACTTCCCTGGGGGAAAGAGAGGACATTGAGAATGTTCCTGCAGGAGAGTAAAGACATCTTAGGGAGGAGGCCTCGAGGGAAGGCAGTTAGTTCTGAAGGAAAGTAATGAAATCTTTAAGGAGGCTAGAAACACCCCCAGGGGAAAATAAGGATGACTTTGCTTAGTATCTCTGCTGTCGCCCCAGTTTTCTCGCAAGCCCAAGCCTGACTGAGTCTTGACCTCAGTCCCAGGCTGGAGGTGATGAGAGTAATGGGATGAGGGTGGACGGTGGTGTACTGCCCTCCTCTCCCATCAAGAAGCAGCatggaggccaggtgtggtggctcacacctgtgatcctagcactttgggaggttgaggcaggaggatcacttgaggttaggagtttgagaccagcctcagcaacatagcaagaccccatctctacaagaaatagaaaaattagccgggcatggtggtgcatgcctgtagtcccagctactcaggaggctgaggcaggaggatcacttgagcccaggagtttgaggttgctgtgaactatgatcatacctgtcatgcccaggcaacaaagtgaccctgtctctgaaaaaaaacaaagaagcagtTTAGAGAGCTAGGCTGCCTGAGCTAAAAGTTTGGCTATAAatccttggccgggcgtggtggctcacgcctgtaatcctagcactctgggaggctgaggtgggaggatcgctcgaggtcaggagttcgagaccagcctgagcaagagcgagaccccgtttctactaaaaatagaaagaaattagctggacaactaaaaatatatagaaaatattagccaggcatggtggcacatgcttgtagtcccagctactcgggaggctgaggcaggaggatcacttgagcccaggaatttgaggttgctgtgagctaggctgatgccacagcactcactctaagCTGgtaaacaaagtgagactctgtctcaaaaaaaaaaaaaaaaaaaaaaggtttggcTACATCCCTTACTAGCTAGGTGACAAAGTTACCTAACTTCCACATGCCTTGccatcctcatctgtaaaatgctgtTAACAATAGTATCCATCTCTTAGGGTTATAATGAGCACTAGGGCATGTGGAAAGCGCCAAACACTTCAGCCAGCACTGTCATGATCATGGGTTCCGGCTCAGAGCCTGGGTTCCCAGAAGCCCAGTGCACCCACCAGCCAGGCTGGAAGGCCTCAGTAGGGTTTTCGCCCTGCCGGAGGCGGAAAGGGGTGGAGGATAGCCCCTGGGGTGGCAGGGGGCAGGACAGCTGCCCCATTTCCTCCTGGAGGCAttgccaccccacccccgccctggcTGGCCCCATCCTGCtggtctcccccaccctccaggctGGCCTGCCTGTCCGGcgcccctcccaggcccaggctgggctctggtTCATCTCAGCGGCACCCGCCGCCTCATTAAGCCGCCTCGTAAACAGGGGCAGCCGGCAAGGGCGGAGGAGGGGGCCGCTCTGGGCTACGTCTGGCTTCGGGGCTTTTTTGGTCCCTGTTCCAATCTTCCCCCCAGAAAACTGGGGTCTGGGCTACTTGACCTGACAGGCTGCAAgtacatgtgtgtgcgtgtgtatgtgtgtatttgtgtgtgtgcagtaGGTCCAAGCACAGCAGGAAGCCCTCCAGTTCCTGCTGAGTCCATGGCCCTGATGTGGGAGGCGCTGGTAAAGGTCAGGGTCATGGTGAGAGACATTTTGGGGCCAGACCCTGGGCTTAGTAAATCCTACCCCCAGCCCTGGAATATCAGTGAACCCAGATCCTCCTTTCCTGAAGCTGGGGCCCCAATTCCACCTCTGGCCCCCCAGTTCCCTTCTGCTCTGCAAAGATCCCCTCTGGCTGAGTAGCTCTAGCTCCTTCAGCTGCTTCTTCCTCCTGCAAGGATTTGGCCCGCAGACCTCCATGCCTTTCCTTCCCCAAAGGGAGAGAGCCATGGGGAACAGATCGAATTCCACCGCATTGGTGGGCTCATGTGGGCACCATACCTCTAGGAATGTGGCCCCGGAGCTCAATGCTCTCCTCGTGGCCACATCTCCTAGGCCTGGACCCTTCTTGCTAGGCTATCACTAATTCCTTAATCCACCCCCTTAAGAGAAGGGCTCCTCAATTGGCAGGAACTCCCTAGTTGCTGGCATCCACTGTGCCTGCGTCGGAGCCCTGATCCGGTCTGCTGCAGCGGATGTGAGACACATCCTCCAGGCCTCCCTGCTGAGTTAGGGCCAGCGCAGGAGCTGCAGGGAACCCATGCTGGGTCCCAGTACTTGCTTCCCCCTTGCCCACGCTGAGACGGCCCCTGCCAGACCTCCTGGTACCCATTCTTTTGCAATTCCTGACTCATATTTTCCTCCTGAAAATCCAAGCGATGTTCTTCTCTGCTCTCCCCTCCACATCCCACCCAGTCATACACCTGCCAAGATCAAGGATGGGGGAGAATAGACTCTGTTCAGAGCAAAACTTAAGTTGAAAGAGCCATAAATCTAGGCAACCCCAATGCCAATGAGACATGGAACACGGCTAGGATGTGCCACAGGCCATGCAAGTTTTTGCCGCAGAGCCCGCACACTTTGCTCTGCCCATGTCAGTTCTGCCCACGGTGCAGGCCAGTGCATGTCTTAGCATGTTAGTCACACGCATACATGGAGCACAGTTCCTGCTGGGagccacgtgtgtgtgtgcatggtcCCGTGTGTGTGGTGGGCAGTGTGCCAGGTCCACTGCAAGGCGTGTGCGCCGCGACGCGCGGGGCTGCTGCCTGTAGCTCGTtagcgggggaggggggcttgTGAAACTAGACCCTGGTTATTAGCAATGCATTAGGCGCGGGCAGCTGGCCAGGCAGGAGGGACTCCGGACTCTGTCAGGGAACATGTGAGCGTGTGAGCAGCCTTTGTGGGGGCCAGGCCCGCAACCTGGACAGGCACCCAGGGATCAAATTACGCACGTTAAAGGCCAGACGGGAGATGGGCATGAggagatggagctggagcctggTGGATGCTGTGGGGGCACAAGTTGACCCCTGGGAGCCGGCCTGGGTTGCCCCATGGAGCACCCTCCCAGCCCCAGTCCTAGACCACAGACCTCATGGGCCACACAGAGTGCCCCCAACCCTCTGGGCCCAGGGCTAGCAATGTGAGGAAACCCCAAGTCTGCCCCAAACCATTGGCTGCTCCCCAGAGCTCTCTGTAGCTTGATCAACATCCAGACCACAGCCCGACCCCGTACTGACCCTTGTTCACTGCTTGGTTCCCAGCCCAGGCCACCttctaacccataaccttaagcTGATCCCGAAGCTAGGTCTGACTTTAGAGCCCTGATGCTAGTCGTGGCCTAAATTCACACCCTGGACCAAGCTTGACCCCTTTGAGCCCATCCGTGTGAGTCCTTGAGAACTGGGACTTTCCTGTCCCTTGGGTTCAGCACAGGTTGAGCCTGGGCCAGAGCGTGAAGAGGGAGATGCCTGGTCAGGGCCGAAAGCCAGAGGTAAGCAAAGGGAATGCTGCCCGCCCTGCCATCTCGCTTCCAACGTTTCTCTCCACTACCCTGGGGAGCCACAGACAGATTGTTCCCACTGCACTAATGGGGGCCGCTGGGAACCCCTAAGGACACCTCCCTCGGCTCCATCCATTCTCCCAGGCCCACCTGGTCCCTTCTCCTCCTGGAAAGCCTCTGACTGCCACCAGGTCTCACACTGGAGCTGCTTCCACCTGGGATATCAGTGCCTCTCACGCTGTGTGGTCCCGACTCAAGCACCTGgggtctgggcagggcagggcagggcggggcacTCACATGCTGCCACTGGTCCAGGATGAGGGGTCGGTAGCGCAGAAAGAACTTGAGAGGAAAGGACTCAGGGTCAGGCCAGGTTGAGGGGGTCTGCCATGTCACCTCCAGCCGGCGAGGATTGCTGGGCACTGGCCGGGCTACCACATTTTCTGGAGGGTCAGGCTTCACTGTTCAGGAGACATAGCTTTATTACTGCACTAATCTCTGGGAACAACCCCAGCCACCATGTTGACCTTCTCATGTTGCCAaccattgtcatcatcatcatcatggtcACCATCCTCTTCTTTGTTGTCAATTCTGGCAACCACCATAGACAACCATCTCATTATTTCCACCTCTGACATCCCCATCATCACCAATGACTGGGGATTGCTATCAGCTCTTGCTATTGACACCCCAAATTTCATCTCATCATCCCAACCCTCTCCTCATGCTGACCAGCATCCCAGTAACTGAGCCTACTGATTAGGCTTACCACTGTCACCCCCTTTGTCATCTGGATCACCCCCTCCTGCTCCAGCATCACATAATCCCCCAAGGCTGGTTTTACACCTCAACTTTTCCAGTTCCAAACTAAGACCTGGGTCAAGGTTAAAAGACAGTGTTGCAGTCCACAGGTGTTGCAGATCTGGGCTGGGGGTAAGCTGGGGCTCTGATGGGAGCATCTAAGGGCCCAGCTCATGTAGGAATACTCTGGCAGGGGATCCAGCCATGGGGTGTTGGGAGGATGATAGGGGCAGGCAGAGGGTCTGGCTGGGATGGGGTGGTAGCAGGCAGAGAGCCTGcctggagcagggcaggggcaggcagagggtCTGGCTGGGATGCGGGTCGGGGGAGGGCGGTATCTGTCCCAGTCCTGTCTCCTGTTCTGACACCTCATTCATCACAAGCCGTAAGGAAGCCATTAACGTTGAGGGGCTGGGGGGGTGGAGGCTGCAGCTGCACAAGGGTCTGGCCCAGCCTGCCCCACCTTCCCCCTGCTGCATGCTCTGGGAGCCAGAGAGGCGATGGGAAGAGCTGCTGGAGAGGTCTTTTGGCCCTGCAGGTAAAGGACATTCACTTACAGGTTCACAGGTGTGTATCTGTCAcgcatgtatgtgcacatgtatatacataccacatgtACCTGTGCATAGGCATGTACATCCCATGTATACAAGTGCATGCATTTGAACATCCCCACCAATGTTATGTACACCTCTGGCACTCATCCTCTTACATACTCCCATCGGAGTTTGCAGcaggcaccccacccccacccccaccacacgcACCAATGGTGAACTCGTCGAAGGTGATAGCTGTGGCATTGTGGCCCAAGGCATTGCTGACACTTATGGAGACCTTGTACTTGATGGTGGAGAACAGGTGCATGTACCGGATATGGCAGCGGTTCTTGAGGGCTGGGTCCTTCTCACAGACCATAATTTTGGAGCCGTGCCTGGGGAGGGGTGAAGCCCAGGTACCATTACCAAAATGAAGGGTCAGGTGGGGCAGAGGTTAGGGGAAGGTCAAGCCCAAGGCTGGTCTGGGATCTGGACTGAGGGCATGGTGGGGGTATGGgggagaggtcagaggtcaggacCGAAACCCAGTCGCAGGGCAGGCGCAGCTACTCACAGCACAGTCACATTGAAGGTGTTGGGAATGTAGGTGGGGGTGGGCAGATGCCAGCTGCAGTAGAAGCCCTTGGGGTAAGTGTTGGAGCGGCAGCTGAGCACGGGCTCCCGTGGCGGCACTAGGGGTGAAGACAGCAAGGTCAGGGCATTCTTGGAGCCCCCAGTCCCCTGTACTAGTGTGGGGACAGGTGGGCCCCAGAGCCCCAGCTCTCCCCCCTCAGCCTATCATTGATGCCAAAGGTGGGGGGGTGCTGTCAGCGAGGGTCTGAGGCTTCCCAGGCCACAGAGAGCCAGatgtttaattaaagaaaaacaagggcTGTGCAGAGCagaagcccccccccccacctgctcgATGGAGGCAGGGACTGTGGGGAGCAGGGGCTGCGGGCCTCAGCTCATCAATCACAGGATGGAGGTGATGTCTGGGGGAATGGGCCCAGCCCTATCCCTCCTGCCACACTGTGTCCCCTCCCAGAGGAAGACTGTGCAACAGAGACGAGGGGAGTCCTGAATGAGTCTTCTGGTTGCTGGGGTGATCCGGGTGCACTTCCTGGAGAAAGGACACCCTAGGCTTCCCCTCAGTAGAGACTGCGACGCACAAGGCCAGGTCTGGTGGCTGCACAGGAACAACAACGCTGGGCACTGTTCATGtgcgtacgtgtgtgtgtgtgtgtgtgtgtaggtctCCGTGTGCATGGGTATTCTATGTTACATGCACATCTGCATGTGACATGAAAAAGTCGCAGTGATGTGTAGGAGCATCTATGTGGATGTGTGTGAATCTGTGTGTGGCTCTCAGAGTGTATGTCCCTCTATGATTGTGTGTACAGTGCCTGTTGAAAGGAAGCTGCTGTTCCCTTTGTGTGTACctcactccagccccagccccagcttctCCATCACAGACCCTGTAGGGGTCACAGACCCTCCACAAGGTCAGCAGCTGCCTTCACTCTGGAGTGGAAAGGCCCAGAGTGATGgggcctaaggtcacacagcaaggcagAACTAGGACTAAACCCCAGGATGGGGTTACCCAGCTACATGACTACACACGCACACTTGGGAAGTCCTTTCTGCTGTCTAACCACACTCTTTTTGCTGCCGTGAGCACTCAGCCCAGCTGTTCCACCCTCAAGCATTGGGTAAGGCGTGAGGACAGGCGGCTCAGGTTCCTGGAAGGAGGCAGCTTCTGTGATCTGACCCAGGCAAAGAATGTCCGTCTGTGGCTCCAGGGACACTGACACCTCCCTCCTgtgcctcccccaacccccgccccctGCCTGACAGGTGGACAGGAAATGGGAGGGGGGGCAGCTCAATAAGCCAGGGACAGTGAAGGGGAGTGTGTCTATGCTTGTAGAGTGGCCATGGTGACACATGGGAAACTGTGGGCCTCCATCCACAGTGTGCACGTGACTGTGAGTGACTATGTGTGATTGCGTGTACATGTCCAGTGTGTCCAGTATGTGTGGAGCTGTGGAGGGGCTTGGGGCAGAACCCCCAGGACCCAGATATGGCTTTGCAGCAGAGATGAGGGGACAGAAAGGCATCAGGAGAGCTTCAGTATAGCAGGTGGAGTGGGCATTTGGTGACCGAGACAGCACCACTCCCCAGGCCTGCAGGAGAGAGCCAGAGCCCAGCTGAGACCCCACAGGGGGCAACCTGCATTCTACCCTCTGCTGCCTGCCACCCCTGGGAAGCCTTCCTGGCCCCATGTCCATCTTGTGCCTGTTCTATGTTCATCCTGTGTGCCTTTAGTGTCCCTTCCCTATCTGCCCACGGGTGTAGAGCtctgcatgggggtggggtggggggcggccaAGGACACAGGAAGTGCCTTCTGGGGGCCTGTTGGCCAGGCCAGAGTTGGCAGCCACCCCAGGAGAAAAGGACATTCCGAGGTCGGCCGAGAAGCCTCCACTCCCCCCTCCTGCCACCaccccccctcacccccagcttCAAAGGAGAAGGGCGATGGAAGGAGGGGTTGGGGGGGAACGAAGCCTGCAGAGTCAGCTCCCTGCTGCCTGGGACTCTTTGGAGGGCAGAGCGGGCCATGGCACCGGACTCCCAGGCCCCCTCCCCGGGCCAGCCTCCCCACTGGCCAGGCTCCTCCATTGCCCTGTCACCCCCCCAGACCAGCCTCCCCTTCCAACCAGTTCCTCTCCCTGACGGGGCAGGTcatggggggtggaggtgggggccgGGTGGGGGCTTTGTCTGTCATCTGGCTactcctgcctggccctgggccctgAGCAGGAAAGGGCTTGGGTTTCCTGACAGGGACCAGGTTTCTcagagggaaaaggaggaaagaaaaacaaagaaaaggaagaaaaggagtgaCTTGCTGCAGCTGGAGCCCAGCTGAGGGGCTGGGTGGGCGGAGGTGGGGGTGCTGTGAGACTGTGGGACAGTGTGGGATCAGGATGCCTGTTGTATGTTGTGAGTTGGGGGAAAAgctgtttttaagaaactgtgaTTGTGAGACTGTGTGTGTGACTGAGAGGCTTCGTGTGTGTGACTGTGGGACTCTGGGCAGTTGTGTAACTATATGATTGGAGGCTGTGTGGGACTGGATGATGACGGTTTGCGTGTGACTCAGGGTGAGGCTGTTCAATTTCGAGATTGTCTCTGTGTGAGGCTGTGTGGCCGAGGTGCTGTGCGAGAGTGTGTAAGTGTGCCATCGTGTCGGAACACAGTGACTGCTGGACTACATATGTGAGACACTGTGTACGTGGTGGAGCTTCCACCTGAGTGTATTTTTCAAAGGGTGGGTGTGGGAAAGTGCCAGAATCCCCGGCTTGTTCACACGTTTGAAACGAACACGGTATGAGAGCATGTTAAAGGGCGCATGTGAGCAAAGGCTCCTACGCGCACGTATCACAGCACCAGACTCTGGGCATACAGGCGTGCTCCGAGATGCTCAGACATGGAGTTGCCCCTGGTGGGGGCTCCTGAGACACCCAAGTGACTGTGTCAGCCTGTGGCAGGATGTCCCCGGGTCCCACACGGGgcagtgtgtgcgtgtgcatgcgtgcatgTGCCCCCGCTGGCccagggtttgtttgttttcttcctaattGGCTTGTTTTTCCATGTCCAGCCCACCAAAACCGCATGTTTTTCCTCTCATCTCGCCAGCCCGCCTGGGCTGGAGCCCCCGGCACGCACGAGGCCTGCCCGCCGGCCCAGAGAGAAGGAGGGGCAGGCTGCCCACACCCTGGGCCAGGCCAGAtcgggctgggtggggtggggcggggtgacccttctgctccagccctgcccacaccccaccCACGCGCCTCCTCccgcctggcattcaaggcccatGGCCTGGCTCGATCTTATCTCGTGGCATCCCCTTGAGGCGCCCTGACTGCTGGACTCCCAAatgcccctcctgcctcccactcgTGATTTCTCCCCAGACTTCTTCTTCAACCATAGCCGTCTCTCCACTCCTTCCTTCCCAGCCAGAAAGGGCCGAAGGAACTGTccacttagaaatattttaatctctGGTTTGTTTTAGCTTAAAATCAGAATGATAATGAATCAGCAGTGTCTTGTAAACAAAAGGATGAAACTAAAAGGAACACCATGATCCTGTTTCATAACGTGGGGGGTCCTTTCACCACCCTAGGTAGGAGAGTCCTGAGCGCTCTGTGAGTGTCCACCTGAGAGCCGGAAGGTGGATCAGGAGAGAGCAGTTGAGGGACCAGCCTGGGTAAGGAGACTTCCCACAGAATATTGTTATGATCAGGTTCCCTTGGAAATAAAGACGTGAAAATTGCACAcatttaagataaatattaaataatttttggtttaaaTGACCCACAAATCAGGGGTAACTTTATCCTGTTCTCTGAGAGCAGGCAAGAAGGATAATTTGGTATTGAGTGTTGCCAAACCCAGTCTCCTGTTACTAATAAAAAGTGACTGAGATGATCATGATTAATATCCCCTGTTCCTCTGACCAGGTCTTTAGGAGGAAATAAGGCAATGAGAGATAAGTACCTGTTACTAATGCCACAGCCAATTCATGGCCAGTCCTCCTCTGACAGGCGAGGCCTGGGGTGCAGTGAGCACTATATATAAAAGGTCTGGGTCTGGTCACAACAGGGCAGCTGTGGGCATGTCCTGTGGGCACAGACTATGGACATTACTTCAAGACCCAATTCCTCTCCAATGGACCTCTTGAAGAAGATCAAGTCGTCAGGAATGGGGGCCCAGGGTCACCAAGGCCCATTGCTGCCAGCCTTATCTATCCTGAGGACTTTTGGGATGCAAACTGAGAAGACAGGGGTGTGGG from the Eulemur rufifrons isolate Redbay chromosome 7, OSU_ERuf_1, whole genome shotgun sequence genome contains:
- the CNTFR gene encoding ciliary neurotrophic factor receptor subunit alpha isoform X2; its protein translation is MAAPVPWACCALLAAAAAVVYAQRHSPQEAPHVQYERLGSDVTLPCGTANWDAAVTWRVNGTDLAPNLLNGSQLMLRGLELGHSGLYACFHRDSWHLRHQILLHVGLPPREPVLSCRSNTYPKGFYCSWHLPTPTYIPNTFNVTVLHGSKIMVCEKDPALKNRCHIRYMHLFSTIKYKVSISVSNALGHNATAITFDEFTIVKPDPPENVVARPVPSNPRRLEVTWQTPSTWPDPESFPLKFFLRYRPLILDQWQHVELSDGTAHTITDAYAGKEYIIQVAAKDNEIGTWSDWSVAAHATPWTEEPRHLTTEAQAAETTTSTTSSLAPPPTTKICDPGELGSGGGPSAPFLIGVPVTLALAAAAATASSLLI
- the CNTFR gene encoding ciliary neurotrophic factor receptor subunit alpha isoform X1, which produces MAAPVPWACCALLAAAAAVVYAQRHSPQEAPHVQYERLGSDVTLPCGTANWDAAVTWRVNGTDLAPNLLNGSQLMLRGLELGHSGLYACFHRDSWHLRHQILLHVGLPPREPVLSCRSNTYPKGFYCSWHLPTPTYIPNTFNVTVLHGSKIMVCEKDPALKNRCHIRYMHLFSTIKYKVSISVSNALGHNATAITFDEFTIVKPDPPENVVARPVPSNPRRLEVTWQTPSTWPDPESFPLKFFLRYRPLILDQWQHVELSDGTAHTITDAYAGKEYIIQVAAKDNEIGTWSDWSVAAHATPWTEEPRHLTTEAQAAETTTSTTSSLAPPPTTKICDPGELGSGGGPSAPFLIGVPVTLALAAAAATASSLLIW